The DNA segment CCTTCTTCGATACAGCCATTAACTCGTCAGAAAGCTCATAAATACCTTTCTTATTCACGTCTTTGAATACCGGAACGACTAAACCATTTGGCGTATCAACCGCGATACCTACATTAACGTATTTCTTCAGTATTAAGCTTTCACCATCTTCACTCAATGAAGAGTTAAATGTCGGGAATGCTTCAAGCGCTTTCGCAACCGCCTTCATGATAAATACGAGAGGCGTGATCTTAACACCCGAGTCTTTCTTCGCTTCTACTGCATTTTGCTCTTTACGGAATTTTTCTAGTTCAGTGATATCAGCATTATCCCACTGTGTAACATGCGGAATCATTACCCAGTTACGGTGAAGATTCGCACCAGAAATTTTCTGAATTCGCGATAGCGGTTTAGTTTCAACATCACCAAACTTACTAAAATCAATCTTCGGCCAAGGAAGTAAGCCAAGTGCACTACCATCGCCTTTACCTGCGGCGGCGGCACCAGATTCAAGACGCTTCAACGCTTCTTTAACGTAGCTTTGCACATCTTCTTTGAGGATACGGCTCTTACGACCCGTTCCCTTAACTTTCGCTAGATTAACACCGAACTCACGTGCGATACGACGAACCACCGGAGACGCATGCGAATAGTCATTATTAACCTCAAACTCACCCGTTGCTGGCGCTTTTGATACTGCTGCCGCTTTAGGTGCTTCTGGTTTCGTTGCTGGAACGGGTACTGAAGGCACTGCTGCAGTTACTGCGGCTACTGGCGTACCTGCAGACATCGTTTCAAATATCATAATCAAAGAACCAGAAGTAACTTTATCGCCTTCTGTGATCTTGATTTCTTTCAAAACACCAGCAAACGGGGCAGGAACTTCCATTGAGGCTTTATCGCCCTCAACAGTAATGAGTGATTGCTCTTCTTCAATAGCATCACCTACTGCGACCATGATCTCAGTGACTTCAACCTCATCACCACCAATATCAGGTACCGTGATCTCTTTAAGCTCAGCGACAGCTTGCACTGATTCAGTCGGCGCTATTGTGGCAACTGGCGCCGCTCCGCCTTCTGTCACTTCAAAGACCATGATAAGTGAACCCGTGGTAACTTTGTCACCCTCAGTTATCTTTATGTCTTTCAACGTACCAGAGAATGGAGCAGGTACTTCCATTGAAGCTTTATCGCCTTCAACAGTAATAAGTGATTGCTCTTCATCGATAACATCGCCGACAGCAACCATTATTTCAGTGACTTCAACTTCATCACCGCCGATATCCGGTACGATGATCTCTTTTAGAGAGACGATTGAAGGCGCCGTGGAGGCAACTTCAGGTGCTGGAACCGGAGCTGATACCGCTCCATTTTCCGCGGCTTCAAAGAGCATGATCAATGCGCCCGTCGTTACCTTGTCGCCTTCAGCAACTCTAATCTCTTTTACAATTCCCGCTTGTGACGCTGGAACTTCCATTGAAGCTTTGTCGCCTTCAACGCTGATAAGGGATTGTTCTTCTTCAACCTTGTCGCCTACACTGACAAGAATCTCAGTAACTTCAACCTCATCCGCACCTATATCAGGTACATTAATTTCGATTGCCATTATTCTGTCCTACCTCTTATGCGTCGTATTGAAGGTTAGTTTCAAGCGAACTCGCGATATCCGCGTCTACATTAAAATTAGGCACATTAATTTTGATTATCATTATTCTGTCCTATTACTTATGCGTATAACGGGTTAGTTTTATCTGCATCAATGTCGAATCTCTTGATTGCTTCAGCTACCACAGGTTTTTCAACATCACCACGTTTCGCCAGTTCATTTAGAGCCGCGACGACAACATAACCAGCGTTCACTTCAAAGTGACGACGCAGATTTTCGCGACTGTCTGAACGACCAAAGCCATCAGTACCAAGCACTTTATAAGATTCGGCAGGGATAAATGCACGAACTTGCTCCGCATAGTTCTTCATATAATCCGTTGCTGCAATAGCTGGTTCAGAACCCATTACGTCAACGATATAAGGCACTTTTGCTTCTGCTTCAGGATGCAGCATGTTGTAACGATCCGCTTCTTGCCCGTCACGAGTGACTTCATTGAACGAGGTAACAGAATAGACATCGGAAGCAACACCATACTCTTCACTTAGAATTTCTGCTGCTTTGCGAACTTCATTCATGATAGTACCAGAGCTCAGCAATTGAACTTTGCCTTTACTACCTTCGTGAGTTTCGAGCTTATAGATACCTTTACGTATACCTTCTTCAACACCTTCTGGCATCGCTGGCATCGCATAGTTTTCATTCATAAGCGTCAAATAGTAGTACACGTTCTCTTGGTCACCATACATACGACGAATACCGTCTTGCACAATAACAGCCACTTCATAAGCGAAAGTGGGATCATAAGAGATACAATTTGGTACTGTGCTTGCCATGATATGGCTATGACCATCTTCATGTTGAAGACCTTCACCATTCAATGTTGTACGACCCGCCGTTGCTCCCAATAGGAAGCCACGTGCTTGTTGGTCACCGGCCATCCAAGCCATATCTCCAACACGTTGGAAACCAAACATAGAATAGTAGATATAAAACGGAATCATTGGTAAATCATTGGTGCTGTACGATGTCGCAGCGGCAACCCATGAAGACATAGCACCTAGCTCATTGATACCTTCTTGAAGTACCTGACCTGATGTTGCTTCTTTATAATAAGAGACAATATCTCGATCCTGAGGTGTATAGTTTTGCCCTTGTGGATTATAAATACCAATTTGTCGGAATAGACCTTCCATACCGAAAGTACGCGCTTCATCAGCAACGATAGGAACAATATTCTTACCAATGCCTTTATTTTTCAGTAGCACATTAAGCGTACGCACAAATGCCATTGTTGACGAGATGTCACGCTTTTGCTCTTCAAGTAGTGGCTTAAACTCATCCAGTTGAGGTATTTCTAACGGCTGAGTGAAGTTAGGTAAACGAACAGGTGTATAACCATGCAACGCTTTACGACGAGCGTGTAGATATTCGAACTCAGCGCTCCCTTCTTCCAGTTTTAAGTAAGGCAGAGACTTCATTTCTTCGTCAGAAACAAGATCTTTTAGGCCTAAACGATCACGAAGTTGTTGAACATGTGTCATATCCATTTTCTTCACTTGGTGAGCGATATTCATACCTTCAGCTGCTCCACCCATCCCATAACCTTTAACTGTTTTAGCAAGGATAACCGTTGGGCGATCTTTCGTTTGTGCTGCATTTTGGTACGCGGCATAAAGCTTCGAAGAATCATGACCTCCACGTTTTAGGGCGAATATCTCAGCATCTGTCATATCAGACACAAGCGCTGCAGTTTCAGGATAACGTCCAAAGAAATTCTCACGTACATACGCGCCATCTTTAGATTTAAATGTTTGATAATCACCATCAACTACTTCATTCATTAACTGCAGTAGTTTACCTGATTTATCTTTGGCAAGCAGTGCATCCCAGCCACTGCCCCAAACAACTTTAACTACGTTCCAACCCGCGCCTTTAAATAAGCCTTCTAGCTCTTGGATTATCTTACCGTTGCCCATTACAGGACCATCGAGTCTCTGTAGGTTACAGTTAATAAGGAAGCATAAATTATCAAGTTTTTCACGAGCGGCAAATGAGATCGCGCCGCGTGATTCAGGCTCATCCATTTCACCATCACCTAAGAACGCAAAAACACGTTGCTCAGATGTATCTTTAAGTCCACGTCCATCTAAATACTTGAGGAATCGAGCTTGGTAAATAGAAGAAATTGGGCCAAGTCCCATAGAGACAGTCGGGAACTGCCAGAATTCGGGCATTAATTTTGGATGCGGGTAAGAAGGAATACCTTTGCCACCCACTTCCTGACGAAAATTATCAAGCTGCTCTGCCGTCAATCGGCCTTCTACGAATGCACGAGAATAGATACCCGGAGAAATATGACCTTGATAATAAACTAGGTCACCACCATCCTTCGCATTGGGAGCGCGAAAGAAGTGATTAAAACAGGTTTCATAGAACGCAGCTGAAG comes from the Vibrio sp. DW001 genome and includes:
- the aceF gene encoding pyruvate dehydrogenase complex dihydrolipoyllysine-residue acetyltransferase, which encodes MAIEINVPDIGADEVEVTEILVSVGDKVEEEQSLISVEGDKASMEVPASQAGIVKEIRVAEGDKVTTGALIMLFEAAENGAVSAPVPAPEVASTAPSIVSLKEIIVPDIGGDEVEVTEIMVAVGDVIDEEQSLITVEGDKASMEVPAPFSGTLKDIKITEGDKVTTGSLIMVFEVTEGGAAPVATIAPTESVQAVAELKEITVPDIGGDEVEVTEIMVAVGDAIEEEQSLITVEGDKASMEVPAPFAGVLKEIKITEGDKVTSGSLIMIFETMSAGTPVAAVTAAVPSVPVPATKPEAPKAAAVSKAPATGEFEVNNDYSHASPVVRRIAREFGVNLAKVKGTGRKSRILKEDVQSYVKEALKRLESGAAAAGKGDGSALGLLPWPKIDFSKFGDVETKPLSRIQKISGANLHRNWVMIPHVTQWDNADITELEKFRKEQNAVEAKKDSGVKITPLVFIMKAVAKALEAFPTFNSSLSEDGESLILKKYVNVGIAVDTPNGLVVPVFKDVNKKGIYELSDELMAVSKKARTGKLTAADMQGGCFTISSLGGIGGTAFTPIVNAPEVAILGVSKSEMKPVWNGQDFVPRLQLPLSLSYDHRVVDGAEGARFITYLNGCLSDIRRLVL
- the aceE gene encoding pyruvate dehydrogenase (acetyl-transferring), homodimeric type, which encodes MSEVINNDVDALETQEWLAALESVVREEGLERAQFLLETVLDKARLDGVDMPTGVTTNYINTISPDQEPAYPGDTTLERRIRSIIRWNAIMIVLRASKKDLELGGHMASFQSSAAFYETCFNHFFRAPNAKDGGDLVYYQGHISPGIYSRAFVEGRLTAEQLDNFRQEVGGKGIPSYPHPKLMPEFWQFPTVSMGLGPISSIYQARFLKYLDGRGLKDTSEQRVFAFLGDGEMDEPESRGAISFAAREKLDNLCFLINCNLQRLDGPVMGNGKIIQELEGLFKGAGWNVVKVVWGSGWDALLAKDKSGKLLQLMNEVVDGDYQTFKSKDGAYVRENFFGRYPETAALVSDMTDAEIFALKRGGHDSSKLYAAYQNAAQTKDRPTVILAKTVKGYGMGGAAEGMNIAHQVKKMDMTHVQQLRDRLGLKDLVSDEEMKSLPYLKLEEGSAEFEYLHARRKALHGYTPVRLPNFTQPLEIPQLDEFKPLLEEQKRDISSTMAFVRTLNVLLKNKGIGKNIVPIVADEARTFGMEGLFRQIGIYNPQGQNYTPQDRDIVSYYKEATSGQVLQEGINELGAMSSWVAAATSYSTNDLPMIPFYIYYSMFGFQRVGDMAWMAGDQQARGFLLGATAGRTTLNGEGLQHEDGHSHIMASTVPNCISYDPTFAYEVAVIVQDGIRRMYGDQENVYYYLTLMNENYAMPAMPEGVEEGIRKGIYKLETHEGSKGKVQLLSSGTIMNEVRKAAEILSEEYGVASDVYSVTSFNEVTRDGQEADRYNMLHPEAEAKVPYIVDVMGSEPAIAATDYMKNYAEQVRAFIPAESYKVLGTDGFGRSDSRENLRRHFEVNAGYVVVAALNELAKRGDVEKPVVAEAIKRFDIDADKTNPLYA